The Thermoplasmata archaeon genome has a window encoding:
- a CDS encoding zinc finger Ran-binding domain-containing protein: MDRLILLGFLAAVALGIAALALPWWQFAASQGGHTDTWLFPLGGSYSINCMGASCGGFTSGANPYSALGGAIAPLYDLVAGVAIIAVILSGLAALLVAFAVFGRRDGAVFYSRWVPRFGLLAAILLIGITATLAVVQPAAFGSGDSFVGTTAGGSSPATSFWGAGPSSLWGPSAGWYCGLVGGGAVALFTFIVRPLARSAPATGRPRRARAVVPSRGRATLTPPVYAPTIRTSASSSSNGNGYTAPPSPNPAARAPVPVPVVKTQTSASVACPSCGFQNSARAKICSYCQRPMHEASVPVAPSSTGG; encoded by the coding sequence ATGGATCGCCTCATCCTGCTCGGATTTCTCGCGGCGGTCGCGCTCGGGATCGCCGCCCTGGCCCTCCCCTGGTGGCAGTTCGCGGCCTCGCAGGGCGGCCACACCGACACCTGGCTGTTCCCGCTCGGCGGATCGTACTCGATCAACTGCATGGGCGCCTCCTGCGGCGGCTTCACCAGTGGCGCGAACCCCTACTCCGCGCTCGGCGGGGCGATCGCGCCCCTCTACGATCTGGTCGCCGGGGTGGCGATCATCGCCGTCATCCTCAGCGGTCTCGCGGCGCTTCTGGTCGCCTTCGCCGTCTTCGGCCGCCGCGACGGGGCGGTCTTCTATTCGCGCTGGGTGCCCCGGTTCGGCCTCCTCGCGGCGATCCTGCTGATCGGCATCACCGCCACCCTCGCGGTGGTCCAGCCGGCCGCGTTCGGCAGCGGGGATTCGTTCGTCGGCACGACGGCCGGCGGCTCGAGCCCCGCGACCTCGTTCTGGGGTGCGGGTCCGTCGTCCCTGTGGGGACCCAGCGCCGGTTGGTACTGCGGGCTCGTCGGAGGCGGTGCGGTCGCGCTGTTCACGTTCATCGTGCGCCCGCTCGCCCGGAGCGCGCCGGCGACCGGGCGGCCGCGGCGCGCCCGCGCGGTGGTGCCGTCGCGGGGCCGGGCGACCCTGACGCCGCCGGTCTACGCTCCCACGATCCGGACGAGCGCCTCCTCCTCGTCGAACGGCAACGGCTACACCGCCCCGCCGTCGCCGAACCCCGCGGCACGCGCCCCGGTCCCGGTGCCGGTCGTGAAGACCCAGACGAGCGCGTCCGTCGCCTGTCCGTCGTGCGGCTTCCAGAACTCCGCCCGCGCGAAGATCTGCTCGTACTGCCAGCGACCGATGCACGAGGCGAGCGTGCCGGTCGCGCCGAGTTCCACCGGCGGCTAG
- a CDS encoding epimerase, whose product MKVVVFGATGMVGRGVLRECLLDPSVSAVVTVVRRATGVADPKLAELVRPSVADLSGLVGPLTGLDACFFCLGVSVLGKSEAEYTRTTYDLTLAVASTLAGWNPGRLTFVYVSGAGTDSSERGPRVWARVKGRTENALARLPFRAVYFFRPGAIQPRHGIHSNTLAYRIVYAILWPFLPLLLRVAPGSTTTTDRVGRAMIAVARGGVPGPIVDTRAINRLGRDTAGAPSR is encoded by the coding sequence GTGAAGGTCGTCGTATTCGGCGCCACCGGCATGGTGGGGCGCGGCGTGCTCCGCGAGTGCCTGCTCGACCCGTCGGTGAGCGCCGTGGTCACGGTCGTTCGTCGCGCGACCGGCGTCGCCGACCCGAAACTCGCGGAGCTCGTGCGACCCTCGGTGGCGGATCTCAGCGGCCTCGTCGGGCCGCTCACGGGGCTGGATGCGTGCTTCTTCTGCCTCGGCGTCTCGGTGCTCGGTAAGAGCGAAGCGGAGTACACGCGCACCACCTACGACCTGACCCTCGCGGTCGCCTCCACGCTCGCGGGCTGGAATCCGGGCCGGCTGACGTTCGTCTACGTCTCGGGCGCCGGCACCGACAGCAGCGAGCGCGGTCCGCGGGTCTGGGCCCGGGTGAAGGGACGGACGGAGAACGCGCTCGCTCGGCTTCCGTTCCGAGCGGTCTACTTCTTCCGGCCGGGAGCGATCCAACCCCGCCACGGCATCCACTCGAACACGCTCGCCTACCGCATCGTCTACGCGATCCTGTGGCCGTTCTTGCCCCTGCTCCTTCGGGTCGCACCGGGCTCGACCACGACGACCGACCGGGTGGGCCGGGCCATGATCGCCGTGGCCCGCGGGGGAGTGCCCGGTCCGATCGTCGACACCCGGGCGATCAACCGGCTCGGCCGCGACACGGCGGGCGCACCCTCGAGGTGA
- a CDS encoding DUF885 domain-containing protein, producing MAIGPSSGAAGDANERFRAYLADDWRQWMVEVPEIATVVGFPGQNDRWTDDSPEGIAQRKLHLTTSTARLGEFRAESLGPSERTNFHLYRRLLDLAAIGVGFGDDPMPYHFGWPHSLWMPLNQMDGLHLSAGQLFPIAPRSTVADVEAIVARMKGLPAAVEQNHRLLEEGRRAGMMPSRAGIRGLPDQVASLVPEDPTQSAIFEPFKNLGPGVPDAEQRRLTEEARRAYAEGVRPAFVRLHEYLVRDYVPAARETVGLSALPNGRAMYEHHVRWTTTTELTPEQIHEIGLREVRRVRAEMEALIQSTGFPGSFGEFYRFLRTDVRFHASSAGDLLDRFRVVAKRIDPELAPHFGRLPRLPYGVAAIPDFSAPSSPGAYYQPGAPESGRAGMFYANTYDLPSRQTWRMEALTLHEAVPGHHLQIALAAELENVPEFRKHSGETAFVEGWGLYAESLGSELGLYQDPYSRFGSLDFDMWRSIRLVVDTGMHALGWSRERAIDFFRENTGMADLDVQVEVDRYIVIPGQALAYKIGQLKIRELRTLAERALGPAFDERAFHDVVLLSGAVPLGELEAHVRAWIDRRGRSAEPGR from the coding sequence ATGGCCATCGGACCTTCGAGCGGGGCGGCGGGCGACGCGAACGAGCGGTTCCGCGCGTACCTCGCGGACGACTGGCGGCAGTGGATGGTCGAGGTCCCCGAGATCGCGACCGTCGTCGGTTTCCCGGGGCAGAACGACCGCTGGACCGACGACTCGCCCGAAGGGATCGCGCAGCGCAAGCTCCACCTCACGACGAGCACGGCCCGGCTCGGCGAGTTCCGCGCCGAATCGCTCGGCCCGAGCGAGCGGACGAACTTCCATCTCTACCGCCGACTCCTCGACCTCGCCGCCATCGGCGTCGGATTCGGCGACGATCCGATGCCGTACCACTTCGGATGGCCCCACAGCCTATGGATGCCGCTCAACCAGATGGACGGCCTCCACCTGTCCGCGGGCCAGCTGTTCCCGATCGCCCCGCGCTCGACCGTCGCCGACGTGGAGGCGATCGTCGCGCGCATGAAGGGGCTGCCGGCGGCGGTCGAACAGAACCACCGTCTCCTCGAGGAGGGGCGGCGGGCCGGGATGATGCCCTCGCGGGCTGGGATCCGAGGCCTGCCCGACCAGGTCGCGTCGCTCGTGCCCGAGGACCCGACGCAGAGCGCGATCTTCGAGCCGTTCAAGAACCTCGGACCCGGAGTGCCCGACGCCGAGCAGCGCCGCCTAACCGAGGAGGCGCGTCGGGCGTACGCCGAGGGCGTCCGTCCTGCGTTCGTGCGGCTCCACGAGTACCTCGTTCGCGACTATGTCCCGGCGGCGCGCGAGACGGTGGGGCTGTCCGCGTTGCCGAACGGGAGGGCGATGTACGAGCACCACGTCCGCTGGACCACGACCACGGAGCTCACGCCCGAGCAGATCCACGAGATCGGCCTGCGGGAGGTGCGGCGGGTGCGCGCCGAGATGGAGGCGCTGATCCAGTCGACGGGGTTCCCCGGGAGCTTCGGCGAGTTCTACCGATTCCTGCGGACGGACGTCCGGTTCCACGCGTCCAGCGCGGGGGATCTCCTCGATCGGTTCCGCGTGGTCGCCAAGCGGATCGATCCCGAGCTCGCGCCGCACTTCGGCCGGCTGCCGCGCCTGCCCTACGGCGTGGCAGCGATCCCGGACTTCTCGGCCCCCAGCAGTCCCGGGGCCTACTACCAACCGGGCGCGCCCGAGTCGGGACGCGCCGGCATGTTCTACGCGAACACCTACGATCTCCCTTCGCGGCAGACCTGGCGGATGGAGGCGCTGACGCTCCACGAGGCGGTCCCGGGACATCACCTGCAGATCGCGCTCGCCGCGGAGCTCGAGAACGTCCCGGAGTTTCGCAAGCACTCCGGCGAGACGGCGTTCGTCGAGGGGTGGGGGCTCTACGCCGAGAGCCTCGGGAGCGAGCTCGGTCTCTACCAGGACCCGTACTCCCGCTTCGGGTCGCTCGACTTCGACATGTGGCGCTCGATCCGACTGGTCGTCGACACGGGGATGCACGCGCTCGGCTGGAGCCGCGAGCGGGCGATCGACTTCTTCCGCGAGAACACGGGCATGGCCGACCTCGACGTCCAGGTCGAGGTCGACCGCTACATCGTGATCCCCGGCCAGGCGCTCGCCTACAAGATCGGCCAGCTCAAGATCCGCGAGCTGCGCACGCTCGCGGAACGGGCCCTCGGCCCGGCGTTCGACGAGCGGGCGTTCCACGACGTGGTACTGCTCAGCGGGGCAGTCCCGCTCGGCGAGCTCGAGGCGCACGTGCGCGCGTGGATCGATCGACGGGGGCGGAGCGCCGAGCCGGGGCGCTAG
- a CDS encoding DinB family protein: MARVPPRPAPVLSPAQARELLEYDARVFRRFVRRVRRLPLRAARRHREIGHQSLFDTLVHILNVHEVWFGYIALGRASDPELEALFADRRRRPRDWRGFGRYDRRVWATVDAFRRRLTARGMTRPIHVFWMPGRYVVSDAVLQATFEQAHHLGEIIGALWQDDIEPPEMTWIRLARGRPRRRG, from the coding sequence ATGGCCCGGGTCCCGCCGAGACCGGCCCCGGTTCTGTCGCCGGCCCAGGCTCGGGAGCTGCTCGAGTACGATGCCCGCGTGTTCCGTCGCTTCGTCCGGCGCGTGCGCCGACTTCCGCTGCGCGCGGCGCGCCGCCACCGCGAGATCGGCCACCAGTCGCTGTTCGACACCCTCGTCCATATCCTGAACGTCCACGAGGTCTGGTTCGGGTACATCGCCCTCGGCCGCGCCTCGGATCCGGAGCTGGAGGCGCTCTTCGCCGACCGCCGGCGACGCCCCCGGGACTGGCGCGGGTTTGGCCGCTACGACCGGCGGGTCTGGGCGACGGTGGATGCGTTCCGACGTCGGCTCACCGCGCGGGGGATGACCCGCCCGATCCACGTCTTCTGGATGCCCGGACGCTACGTCGTCTCGGACGCCGTGCTCCAGGCGACCTTCGAGCAGGCCCACCACCTCGGGGAGATCATCGGGGCGTTGTGGCAGGACGACATTGAACCGCCCGAGATGACCTGGATCCGGCTCGCGCGAGGGCGACCCCGGCGCCGAGGCTGA